From a region of the Qipengyuania spongiae genome:
- a CDS encoding Lrp/AsnC family transcriptional regulator translates to MINLDEIDRRLLAELQDEGRVTNVELAGRVGLTAPPCLRRVRSLEQDGVIRGYHADLDPAKLGFSITVFAMVSLKSQAEDALREFETAMRDLPEVREVHMLNGEIDFILKIVSRDLQAFQEFLTSKLTPAPNVASVKTSLTIRTTKHEPGVPL, encoded by the coding sequence ATGATCAATTTGGACGAGATCGACCGCCGTTTGCTGGCCGAACTGCAGGACGAGGGGCGAGTCACCAATGTGGAGCTGGCCGGCCGGGTCGGACTGACCGCGCCGCCATGTCTGCGTCGGGTGCGCAGCCTGGAACAGGACGGCGTTATCCGTGGCTATCATGCCGATCTCGACCCGGCGAAGCTTGGCTTTTCGATCACGGTATTCGCGATGGTCAGCCTGAAAAGCCAGGCCGAGGACGCCTTGCGCGAATTCGAGACGGCGATGCGCGATTTGCCCGAAGTGCGCGAAGTTCACATGCTGAACGGCGAGATCGACTTCATCCTCAAGATCGTCAGCCGCGACCTTCAGGCCTTTCAGGAGTTTCTCACCAGCAAGCTGACGCCCGCCCCGAACGTGGCGAGCGTCAAGACCAGCCTGACAATTCGCACCACCAAGCACGAGCCGGGCGTTCCGCTCTGA
- a CDS encoding glycosyltransferase family 4 protein — protein sequence MPDQPSLSVGIVAWTYPPEKSGLAVAAREIAQSLAEQGHDVRVLTLDRYGRAMDGSVEVVGAADALTPALEIIRKCPAIGHLAAPLAFRRTIRHEHRRRPFDVIEGTNWYAPLALAAEPGIPLVTRCSSPVAETLEQPDTLRNRLDGMVARWLEAASARGSAGLISNSREHGRKIAALYEAPTPPCAEHALIGLSLAPEFLARARCARFPDPASERIEVLFVGRPELRKGFDAVARATQLLQDQPVDFRLVGVTREDVETATGAPAGASWHCHHRLDQDDLLAAFEGAHVVLCPSRYESFGLVYQEALAFGRVVIACAEDPSAREFVGETDGGMLVGSCEGSAIADMLAKLLADRSLLSTWRDKALAASGRFDRSSLAKQTVAAYRNAIQRSGIGSRSAASS from the coding sequence ATGCCCGACCAGCCGTCTCTTTCCGTCGGCATCGTCGCATGGACTTACCCGCCCGAAAAAAGCGGATTGGCCGTCGCTGCGCGGGAAATTGCGCAATCGCTTGCAGAGCAGGGCCACGACGTGCGCGTTTTGACGCTGGACCGTTACGGCCGGGCCATGGACGGCTCTGTCGAAGTGGTAGGCGCTGCCGACGCGCTTACGCCTGCACTGGAAATCATACGCAAGTGTCCGGCGATCGGTCACCTCGCCGCGCCGCTGGCATTCCGCAGGACAATCCGGCACGAACATCGGCGGCGCCCCTTCGACGTGATCGAAGGCACCAATTGGTACGCACCTCTCGCACTCGCCGCGGAACCTGGCATCCCGCTGGTCACGCGGTGCAGCAGCCCGGTCGCCGAAACGCTCGAACAGCCGGACACGCTGCGCAATCGTCTCGACGGGATGGTCGCCCGTTGGCTTGAGGCTGCGAGCGCGCGGGGCTCTGCCGGACTGATCTCGAACAGCCGCGAGCACGGGCGCAAGATCGCCGCGCTCTACGAAGCCCCCACGCCCCCTTGCGCCGAGCACGCATTGATCGGCCTCAGCCTCGCGCCCGAATTCCTCGCGCGAGCACGGTGTGCGCGGTTCCCCGACCCGGCCTCCGAACGGATCGAAGTGCTGTTCGTGGGACGTCCCGAATTGCGCAAGGGGTTCGATGCAGTCGCGCGGGCGACGCAATTGCTTCAGGACCAACCGGTCGATTTCCGACTGGTTGGCGTCACGCGGGAGGATGTGGAGACGGCAACAGGCGCGCCGGCAGGCGCCAGTTGGCACTGCCATCACCGGCTCGATCAGGATGATCTTCTGGCGGCGTTCGAAGGCGCTCATGTGGTTCTCTGCCCTTCACGCTACGAGAGTTTCGGGCTGGTCTATCAGGAAGCGTTGGCGTTCGGGCGCGTCGTAATCGCCTGTGCCGAGGACCCCTCCGCGCGAGAATTCGTCGGAGAGACTGATGGGGGAATGCTGGTCGGGAGTTGCGAGGGCAGTGCCATCGCCGACATGCTCGCGAAATTGCTGGCAGACCGCTCCCTGTTGAGCACCTGGCGGGACAAGGCGCTCGCTGCTTCCGGACGGTTCGACCGCAGCTCGCTCGCCAAGCAGACCGTGGCCGCCTACAGGAATGCCATCCAGCGTTCCGGCATCGGTTCGAGAAGCGCGGCTTCGTCCTGA
- the accC gene encoding acetyl-CoA carboxylase biotin carboxylase subunit — MPIERILIANRGEIALRIHRAAHEMGIETVAVHSTADADAMHVRLADHAVCIGPPPAGESYLNIANIISAAEIAHADAIHPGYGFLSENAKFAEIVEAHDIAWIGPKPEHIRTMGDKVEAKRTAGKLGLPLVPGSDGAVSDFDEARAIAAGIGYPVIIKAASGGGGRGMKVCEAEDQLESLMRQAGSEAKAAFGDATVYIEKYLGNPRHIEFQVFGDGRGGAIHLGERDCSLQRRHQKVLEEAPSPVLSSEERDRMGEICAQAMRDMAYRGAGTIEFLWENGEFYFIEMNTRLQVEHPVTEMITGIDLVREQIRIADGKDLSCQQRDIRFEGHAIECRINAEDPFNFAPSPGQVTHYHAAGGMHVRVDSGLYAGYRIPPYYDSMIAKLIVYGRTRERCIMRLRRALEEMVVEGVKTSIPLHQELLRQGDVLSGDYSIKWLEEWLAERDA; from the coding sequence ATGCCGATCGAACGCATACTGATTGCCAATCGCGGCGAGATCGCGCTCCGCATCCACCGCGCCGCGCACGAGATGGGGATCGAGACGGTGGCGGTGCATTCCACCGCCGATGCCGACGCCATGCATGTCCGCCTCGCCGATCACGCGGTCTGCATCGGACCGCCGCCCGCAGGCGAAAGCTACCTCAACATCGCCAACATCATCTCGGCCGCCGAGATCGCTCATGCCGACGCAATCCATCCGGGCTACGGTTTTCTCTCCGAGAATGCCAAGTTCGCCGAGATCGTCGAGGCGCATGATATCGCCTGGATCGGCCCGAAGCCGGAGCATATCCGCACGATGGGCGACAAGGTCGAGGCGAAGCGGACCGCCGGCAAGCTCGGCCTGCCACTGGTCCCGGGAAGCGACGGCGCAGTTTCCGATTTCGACGAAGCGCGCGCGATTGCGGCCGGAATCGGCTATCCCGTCATCATCAAGGCGGCGAGCGGTGGCGGCGGACGCGGCATGAAGGTGTGCGAGGCCGAGGACCAGCTCGAGTCATTGATGCGACAGGCGGGCAGCGAGGCGAAGGCCGCTTTCGGCGACGCCACCGTCTATATCGAAAAATATCTCGGAAATCCGCGTCACATCGAATTCCAGGTGTTCGGTGACGGTCGCGGTGGTGCGATCCATCTGGGCGAACGCGATTGTTCGCTCCAGCGCCGCCACCAGAAGGTGCTCGAGGAAGCGCCCTCCCCGGTCCTTTCCAGCGAAGAACGCGATCGCATGGGCGAAATCTGCGCGCAGGCGATGCGCGACATGGCCTATCGCGGCGCGGGCACGATCGAGTTCCTGTGGGAAAACGGCGAGTTCTATTTCATCGAGATGAACACCCGTCTGCAAGTCGAACATCCGGTGACGGAGATGATCACCGGCATCGATCTGGTGCGCGAACAGATCCGCATCGCCGACGGGAAAGACCTGTCCTGTCAGCAGAGGGACATCCGCTTCGAAGGCCACGCGATCGAATGCCGCATCAATGCCGAGGATCCCTTCAACTTCGCACCCAGCCCCGGACAGGTGACGCATTACCATGCGGCGGGCGGCATGCATGTCCGCGTCGATAGCGGACTCTATGCCGGTTACCGCATTCCGCCCTATTACGATTCGATGATTGCGAAACTGATCGTCTACGGTCGCACTCGCGAGCGCTGCATCATGCGCCTTCGCCGCGCGCTCGAGGAAATGGTCGTCGAGGGCGTGAAGACCTCGATCCCGTTGCATCAGGAACTGCTCCGTCAGGGCGACGTGCTCAGCGGCGACTATTCGATCAAATGGCTCGAGGAATGGCTTGCGGAGCGTGACGCCTGA
- a CDS encoding type II 3-dehydroquinate dehydratase, with protein sequence MTDKVFVLNGPNLNLLGTREPEIYGSRTLGDIEAMVRERAAELGLGIEFRQSNYEGILVDWLHEAHREGAKAVLLNAAAYTHTSIALLDAIKAIMVPVIEVHLSDPGTREPFRHLSYVAMGAVDTVQGLGPKGYILALEKAAAL encoded by the coding sequence ATGACCGACAAAGTCTTCGTCCTCAACGGACCCAATCTTAACCTGCTCGGCACGCGCGAACCGGAAATCTACGGTTCGCGCACGCTGGGCGATATCGAGGCAATGGTCCGCGAACGGGCCGCCGAACTCGGGCTCGGCATCGAATTCCGGCAGTCGAACTACGAGGGCATTCTGGTGGACTGGCTGCACGAAGCGCACCGAGAAGGCGCCAAGGCTGTGCTGCTGAACGCTGCGGCCTACACCCATACCTCGATCGCATTGCTCGACGCGATCAAGGCGATCATGGTTCCGGTGATCGAGGTTCACCTCTCCGATCCGGGAACGCGCGAACCGTTCCGGCACCTTTCCTATGTCGCAATGGGCGCGGTCGACACCGTGCAGGGATTGGGCCCGAAAGGTTATATCCTAGCGCTCGAGAAGGCCGCGGCATTGTAA
- a CDS encoding glycosyltransferase, translating into MLIISTLWPNAAQPRFGTFVESSIRALQQETEWEPVVVNPIGLPPIAFGKYRALAGAATSGSEEGIAVHRPTFRLIPSVGARLNPGAIVSAVLSLARRLHAEKPFDLVDAQFFWPDGPAVAEIGRALDLPVSIKARGGDIHLWGAKPYSRRMMIAAAQQAGGLLAVCGALADDMAVIGMPRDKITVHYTGLDRDRFRPLGHTSLRACLSAELGFPLARDEHLLATVGALIPRKGQELVIRALATLPRARLLLIGQGPDEGRLRQLAADEGVADRVHFLGSVDHDVLPPILSAADVMVLPSASEGLANAWIEALACGTPLVITDAGGAREVVTGPSAGVIVTRDADAIARGIRLVLEKSRDALTVAARANRFDWVANGRALGRHYDRIVSGRT; encoded by the coding sequence GTGCTGATCATCTCGACGCTATGGCCCAATGCCGCGCAGCCGCGCTTCGGCACTTTCGTCGAAAGCTCGATCCGAGCCTTGCAGCAGGAGACGGAGTGGGAGCCGGTAGTCGTCAATCCGATCGGCCTGCCTCCGATCGCTTTCGGGAAGTACCGGGCGCTCGCCGGCGCCGCGACGAGCGGCTCAGAGGAAGGCATTGCCGTTCACCGACCGACCTTTCGCCTGATACCCTCTGTCGGCGCACGCCTAAATCCCGGCGCTATTGTCAGCGCCGTCCTGTCGCTTGCCCGCCGCCTCCATGCCGAAAAGCCGTTCGATCTGGTGGACGCCCAGTTCTTCTGGCCGGACGGCCCGGCGGTGGCGGAGATCGGGCGCGCACTCGATCTCCCGGTCTCGATTAAGGCACGCGGCGGGGACATTCACCTTTGGGGCGCCAAGCCCTACTCTCGCCGGATGATGATCGCTGCGGCGCAGCAGGCTGGTGGACTGCTCGCGGTCTGTGGGGCTCTGGCGGACGACATGGCCGTGATCGGTATGCCGCGCGACAAGATCACCGTCCATTACACCGGCCTTGATCGCGACCGGTTCAGGCCGCTCGGGCACACTAGCTTGCGCGCGTGCCTTTCAGCCGAACTCGGCTTTCCGCTGGCGCGCGACGAGCACTTGCTGGCAACGGTCGGCGCGCTCATCCCGCGCAAGGGTCAGGAACTCGTGATCCGCGCACTCGCCACCCTGCCCCGCGCGCGCCTCCTGCTGATAGGCCAAGGACCCGATGAAGGTCGACTGCGACAGCTCGCTGCCGATGAGGGCGTTGCCGACCGAGTGCATTTCCTCGGCTCGGTCGACCACGATGTTCTCCCCCCGATCCTGTCGGCAGCCGATGTGATGGTGCTTCCCTCGGCCAGCGAAGGGCTTGCCAATGCCTGGATCGAAGCTCTCGCCTGCGGCACGCCGCTCGTCATCACCGATGCCGGCGGCGCGCGCGAGGTGGTGACCGGGCCGAGTGCGGGCGTCATCGTGACGCGGGATGCTGACGCCATTGCGCGGGGCATCAGGCTGGTGCTCGAAAAGAGTCGTGATGCGCTGACGGTCGCTGCCAGGGCCAACCGTTTCGATTGGGTCGCCAACGGCCGCGCTCTCGGCCGTCATTACGACCGGATCGTATCCGGCCGAACCTAA
- a CDS encoding holin family protein, which translates to MAIVDSLIGPIASIIDKIIPDREARAKAKLALLELEGTHELKLVEAHLSAIVAEAQAVDPWTSRARPSFLYVMYALILFSVPMGVIAAFDPVTARAIGDGMTSYLAALPEALYALFGTGYLGYTAARQWGKVKGVDA; encoded by the coding sequence ATGGCTATCGTCGATTCGTTGATCGGACCCATCGCCTCGATCATCGACAAGATCATTCCGGACCGCGAAGCGCGCGCCAAAGCCAAGCTCGCGCTGCTCGAACTGGAGGGAACGCACGAACTCAAGCTTGTGGAGGCCCACCTTTCTGCGATCGTCGCCGAGGCGCAGGCAGTCGATCCCTGGACAAGCCGTGCCCGCCCCAGCTTCCTTTACGTCATGTACGCGCTGATTCTGTTCTCCGTTCCGATGGGCGTGATTGCGGCCTTCGACCCTGTCACCGCGCGCGCGATCGGTGATGGCATGACCAGCTATCTCGCCGCCCTGCCCGAAGCGCTCTACGCGCTCTTTGGCACGGGTTATCTCGGCTACACGGCAGCGCGCCAGTGGGGAAAGGTCAAGGGCGTAGACGCCTGA
- the accB gene encoding acetyl-CoA carboxylase biotin carboxyl carrier protein: protein MADTKRDAERKSGMDVDTKLVRELADMLAETGLTEIEVEDGERKIRVSRGALAVAAAAPAAPAMAPAAPAAAPAAQPAEAGADGADVAGAIKSPMVGTVYLAPEPGADDFVKVGDSVKEGQTILIVEAMKVMNPITAGKSGTVKSILVDNAQPVEFDQPLVVIG, encoded by the coding sequence ATGGCTGATACCAAGCGCGATGCCGAGCGCAAATCCGGCATGGATGTGGATACGAAACTGGTGCGCGAGCTCGCCGACATGCTCGCCGAGACCGGCCTGACCGAAATCGAGGTGGAGGACGGGGAACGCAAGATTCGCGTTTCCCGCGGCGCCCTGGCCGTGGCGGCGGCCGCGCCCGCCGCTCCGGCGATGGCACCGGCGGCTCCTGCCGCCGCACCCGCCGCGCAGCCTGCCGAGGCGGGCGCCGACGGCGCTGATGTGGCCGGTGCGATCAAGTCTCCGATGGTGGGAACCGTCTACCTTGCGCCCGAGCCGGGTGCCGACGATTTCGTGAAAGTCGGCGACAGCGTGAAGGAAGGTCAAACCATCCTGATCGTCGAGGCGATGAAGGTGATGAACCCCATCACCGCCGGCAAGTCGGGCACGGTCAAGTCCATCCTGGTCGACAACGCCCAGCCGGTGGAATTCGACCAGCCGCTCGTCGTGATCGGCTGA
- the secF gene encoding protein translocase subunit SecF → MKLLKLVPDDTNLKFLKYRIPFFVVSMILIAASWALVFTKGLNYGVDFAGGQEIRATFVGDAEAPVAEVRENVAALPTVENPTIQRFGEANQVSIRIKLPPEAEGDKEFADRMTESITDALREGHPNVRIDGVDSVSGKVSGEFRSDATLALIAAMLAVALYIWIRFEWQFGASGLFALFHDVSLALGMFALFQMEFSLQTIAAILAIIGYSLNDTIVVYDRIRENLKKYRKMPLPELLDLSVNETLARTVMTSLTLLVALIPLLLFGPESLFGLTAAITLGIFVGTYSSIYMAAPILVWLGVTSKSFVPQESEIDRQERRARGEV, encoded by the coding sequence ATGAAACTGCTCAAGCTCGTCCCCGACGACACCAATCTTAAATTCCTGAAATACCGGATTCCGTTCTTCGTGGTCAGTATGATCCTGATCGCGGCGAGCTGGGCGCTGGTCTTCACTAAGGGGCTGAATTACGGAGTCGATTTCGCCGGCGGACAGGAAATCCGCGCGACTTTCGTCGGGGATGCGGAAGCGCCGGTGGCCGAAGTGCGCGAGAATGTGGCCGCGCTGCCGACGGTCGAGAACCCGACCATCCAGCGGTTCGGCGAAGCGAACCAGGTGTCGATCCGGATCAAGCTGCCGCCCGAAGCGGAAGGCGACAAGGAATTCGCCGACCGTATGACGGAAAGCATCACCGACGCCTTGCGCGAAGGTCATCCCAACGTCCGGATCGATGGGGTGGACTCGGTTTCCGGCAAGGTCTCGGGAGAATTCCGCAGCGATGCGACTCTTGCCCTGATTGCCGCGATGCTGGCCGTCGCACTTTACATCTGGATACGGTTCGAATGGCAGTTCGGCGCGAGCGGACTGTTCGCGCTGTTCCACGACGTGTCTCTGGCTCTGGGCATGTTCGCGTTGTTCCAGATGGAATTCAGCCTGCAGACCATCGCGGCGATCCTGGCGATCATCGGATATTCGCTGAACGATACGATCGTAGTCTACGATCGCATCCGCGAAAACCTGAAGAAATACCGCAAGATGCCGTTGCCCGAATTGCTCGACCTTTCGGTCAACGAGACGCTCGCGCGCACTGTGATGACCTCGCTGACCCTGCTGGTGGCGCTCATCCCGCTGCTCCTGTTCGGTCCGGAAAGCCTGTTCGGCCTGACCGCGGCTATCACGCTGGGCATTTTCGTAGGTACTTACAGCTCGATCTACATGGCCGCGCCGATTCTTGTCTGGCTCGGGGTGACGTCCAAGAGCTTCGTGCCCCAGGAAAGCGAGATCGATCGCCAGGAACGACGCGCGCGCGGCGAAGTCTGA
- the yajC gene encoding preprotein translocase subunit YajC, with protein sequence MLDILAAASGAAPPPSWISWLPIVGMIAIFWFLIIRPQMRQQKAHQEKVSNLKRGDQVVTAGGLVGKITKVEDDYVHVELAKGVVVKAVRSTIGDVVPPAGAQPAND encoded by the coding sequence ATGCTCGATATTCTCGCTGCCGCATCCGGCGCCGCGCCGCCCCCTTCGTGGATCAGCTGGCTGCCGATCGTCGGTATGATCGCGATCTTCTGGTTTCTCATCATCCGCCCGCAGATGCGACAGCAGAAGGCGCATCAGGAAAAGGTCTCCAATCTCAAGCGCGGCGACCAGGTGGTTACCGCCGGCGGTCTCGTCGGCAAGATCACGAAGGTCGAGGACGATTACGTCCATGTCGAACTCGCCAAGGGCGTTGTGGTGAAGGCGGTCCGCAGCACGATCGGGGACGTCGTGCCGCCGGCCGGAGCCCAGCCCGCGAACGACTGA
- a CDS encoding sensor histidine kinase: MLFDDRLATVLRHRASGGLATRTQYRQLLDLLGQTESGADDRLVAAAFLRLHALAKAIPDRERARIVSDAASRIRMPDLVAQLAEEESDVAASALAGARLSDDEWKQLIPELPVRARGFLRFRRDLPHGAVELLDRLGVSDRGLPQPERCEPVETPAPRPQAKIEKEIPPAGPATRSREGTSIGALVERIEAYTKAREGAQSGGNSQSGSLAEKKAAPYRRAIASFCAGLDSRGRLEIADAAVAPMVVGLDLIAANDGITPRDPFATAFHNRQPVRGAQIDLPGATAVAGSWLIDATPRFDNGDGRFLGYAARLRRPSAESAADRAESAADRIRQLLHELRTPVNAIQGFAEVIQQQLFGATPHEYRALAATIAGDAARMLAGFDELDRLAKLESAAQGVESGECDFSSIVRQQVSQLQNVLSARVAQFAAQLPDKPTLLPVSESEAQMLAWRMLATLASATGAGETLVLQLEANGDLLEMRCDLPGTLAASKNIFSTETRPASGAVSAGIFGAGFALRLALAEARAAGGELVREADRLLLTLPLLTAIEADPSQLREPDRANG, from the coding sequence ATGCTGTTCGACGACCGCCTAGCCACTGTCTTGCGCCACCGTGCGAGTGGCGGTCTGGCGACGCGTACCCAGTATAGACAGCTGCTGGACCTTCTCGGCCAGACCGAGAGCGGCGCGGACGATCGGCTGGTTGCAGCGGCGTTTCTGCGGCTCCACGCTCTTGCCAAGGCTATTCCTGACCGCGAACGCGCGCGGATCGTCAGCGATGCGGCGTCGCGCATCCGCATGCCCGACCTTGTCGCTCAGCTTGCGGAAGAAGAGTCGGATGTCGCTGCGTCCGCGCTTGCGGGAGCGCGGCTCTCGGATGACGAGTGGAAGCAACTGATCCCCGAACTGCCCGTTCGCGCGCGCGGGTTCCTCCGCTTTCGCCGCGATCTGCCGCATGGTGCGGTGGAACTGCTAGATCGACTGGGTGTGAGCGATCGCGGCCTGCCCCAGCCCGAACGGTGCGAACCCGTCGAGACGCCTGCCCCCCGCCCTCAGGCGAAGATCGAAAAAGAAATTCCGCCCGCCGGACCGGCAACCCGCTCGCGCGAAGGCACGAGCATCGGTGCACTGGTCGAACGGATCGAAGCCTACACGAAAGCGCGCGAAGGCGCCCAATCCGGTGGCAATTCACAGTCTGGATCGCTCGCCGAAAAGAAGGCCGCGCCGTACCGCCGCGCGATCGCTTCCTTCTGCGCCGGCCTTGACAGCAGAGGTCGCCTCGAGATCGCGGACGCCGCGGTCGCGCCGATGGTGGTCGGGCTCGACCTCATCGCCGCGAATGATGGGATCACGCCGCGCGATCCCTTCGCAACGGCGTTCCACAACCGCCAGCCGGTGCGTGGCGCGCAGATCGATCTGCCGGGCGCTACGGCGGTCGCGGGCAGTTGGCTGATCGATGCGACACCGCGCTTCGACAATGGCGATGGCCGCTTCCTCGGCTACGCCGCGCGCTTGCGGCGACCGAGTGCGGAAAGCGCTGCCGATCGAGCGGAAAGTGCAGCGGATCGCATTCGCCAGTTGCTCCACGAATTGCGCACGCCGGTGAACGCGATCCAGGGGTTCGCCGAAGTCATCCAGCAGCAGCTGTTCGGCGCGACCCCGCACGAATATCGCGCGCTTGCCGCCACCATCGCGGGCGACGCGGCACGGATGCTGGCGGGGTTCGACGAACTCGATCGCCTGGCGAAGCTCGAAAGTGCGGCGCAAGGCGTCGAGAGCGGCGAATGCGACTTCAGCTCCATCGTTCGGCAGCAGGTCAGTCAGTTGCAGAACGTCCTGTCCGCACGGGTCGCGCAGTTCGCGGCGCAGTTGCCGGACAAGCCGACACTCCTGCCGGTCAGCGAAAGCGAGGCGCAGATGCTCGCCTGGAGAATGCTTGCGACGCTGGCATCCGCGACGGGTGCCGGGGAGACACTCGTCTTGCAACTCGAGGCGAACGGCGATTTGCTGGAAATGCGTTGCGACCTTCCCGGCACCCTCGCTGCTTCGAAGAACATCTTTTCCACCGAGACCCGGCCGGCCAGCGGCGCGGTGAGCGCGGGTATCTTCGGCGCCGGCTTTGCCCTGCGCCTTGCCCTGGCGGAAGCGCGTGCGGCCGGTGGCGAACTGGTCCGCGAAGCCGACCGCTTGCTGCTCACTCTGCCGCTCTTGACCGCGATCGAGGCCGATCCTAGCCAATTGCGCGAACCGGACCGTGCCAACGGCTAG
- the secD gene encoding protein translocase subunit SecD, with product MLDFPTWKKTWLWLITAIAIFAALPSIFSLSGQRWPSALPDQTVNLGLDLAGGSHILLEAEVSQVATQRLENMEEAVRGAMRQAEPRIRIGDVSTANGRLSFMLDDPADIDRARELLLPLVNGTGLTREWDLQVVDGNRVVLSQTQAGLDQAVNDAMDSATEVVRKRIDALGTREPTIIRQSDTRIVVQVPGLEDPDALKELLGQTARLEFKLVDETALPSDVAEGRAPPGSEIVPFAEGSSGEGQSLAVRRLGGIRGDNLVGAQQSFDPQTNEPVVSITFDQQGGARFAQLTTENVQKPFAIILDGKVLSAPNINEPILGGTAQISGGFTVDTANNLAISLRSGALPIDLAVVEERTVGPDLGADSIRKGIIAMAIGSLAVVVLMIATYGRFGVYATIALVINVLMILGIMAVLNSTLTLPGIAGFVLTIGAAVDANVLINERIREERKRGRRVIAAVENGYSEASRAIYDANITNFIAGVLLFLFGSGPVRGFAVVLVIGLFTSVFTAVTLTRMWVAGWLRKTKPKDILL from the coding sequence ATGCTCGACTTTCCGACCTGGAAGAAAACCTGGCTCTGGCTGATAACCGCCATCGCCATATTCGCGGCCCTGCCATCGATCTTTTCGCTTTCGGGACAGCGCTGGCCCTCTGCATTGCCCGATCAGACTGTCAATCTCGGTCTCGACCTTGCCGGCGGCAGTCATATCCTGCTCGAGGCCGAAGTGTCGCAGGTGGCGACGCAGCGGCTGGAGAACATGGAAGAGGCGGTGCGCGGCGCGATGCGTCAGGCCGAACCGCGCATCCGTATCGGCGATGTGTCGACCGCGAATGGTCGTCTCAGCTTCATGCTCGACGATCCCGCCGATATCGATCGGGCGCGCGAATTGCTTCTGCCACTGGTGAACGGCACGGGCCTCACCCGCGAATGGGATCTACAGGTGGTCGACGGCAATCGCGTCGTCCTCAGCCAGACGCAGGCCGGGCTCGACCAGGCAGTCAACGACGCGATGGACAGCGCAACCGAAGTCGTGCGCAAGCGCATCGACGCGCTCGGCACGCGCGAGCCGACGATCATCCGTCAGAGCGACACCCGCATCGTGGTTCAGGTGCCCGGGCTGGAGGATCCCGACGCGTTGAAGGAACTGCTGGGCCAGACCGCGCGGCTCGAATTCAAGCTGGTGGACGAGACCGCTCTCCCGAGCGACGTCGCGGAAGGCCGTGCCCCCCCGGGTAGCGAGATCGTGCCGTTCGCCGAAGGAAGCTCCGGCGAAGGTCAGTCCCTCGCGGTCCGGCGCCTGGGTGGCATTCGCGGTGACAATCTGGTCGGCGCGCAGCAGAGCTTCGATCCGCAGACAAACGAGCCGGTCGTTTCCATCACCTTCGACCAGCAGGGCGGAGCTCGATTCGCCCAGCTCACCACCGAGAACGTTCAGAAGCCCTTCGCCATCATTCTCGACGGCAAGGTGCTTTCGGCTCCGAACATAAACGAGCCGATCCTGGGCGGAACCGCGCAGATTTCAGGCGGGTTCACGGTGGATACGGCCAACAACCTCGCGATCTCGCTACGTTCCGGCGCGCTGCCCATCGATCTCGCGGTGGTCGAGGAACGCACGGTCGGACCCGATCTCGGTGCGGATTCGATCCGCAAGGGCATTATCGCAATGGCGATCGGCTCGCTGGCCGTCGTCGTCCTGATGATCGCGACCTACGGCCGCTTCGGCGTCTATGCGACGATCGCTCTCGTCATCAACGTGCTGATGATCCTCGGCATCATGGCGGTTCTCAACTCCACCCTGACCCTGCCGGGCATTGCAGGTTTCGTTCTGACGATCGGTGCGGCGGTGGACGCGAATGTCCTCATCAACGAACGCATTCGCGAAGAACGAAAACGTGGACGACGCGTCATCGCGGCAGTGGAGAACGGCTACAGCGAAGCCAGCCGCGCGATCTATGACGCCAATATCACGAACTTCATTGCCGGCGTTCTGCTGTTCCTGTTCGGATCCGGCCCGGTTCGCGGCTTTGCGGTGGTGCTGGTGATCGGACTGTTCACCAGCGTGTTCACCGCCGTCACGCTCACCCGGATGTGGGTGGCGGGATGGCTGCGCAAGACGAAACCAAAAGACATTCTTCTCTAA